ATTTTacagtaaaacaaaaaaagctgTACATATCCAATTTTAtattacacaaaaataatttgcattTCAAAGTAAAATGCTTTTTGTGTACTTACTATGTTGTTTCCTACAATTTACAGATAAATTGCCAATTCTAATTTTTACAGACTTAAAACATTTGTGTAAAAATGCAGTTAGAGCTGACTTTGAGAAAATAccaagaaaaattgtttaaacatTGAGTAtgagtttatttataaaagtatttttaccTTTCTGATAATAAGTCTCGGTAGAGCCATACCCGTAACAGAACACACTAATTTAACTGTTGATCCATAATGGATGTATCCATCTCTCACTTGAAACTCTTCACTCTCTGATTCATTATCATCTAATAAATGTATTGTAAATGCACCCCACTGAGTTGAACTAGCATGAAAATGTCCATTTTCAACATGCAAATACCTGGTAGAAACTGTCTGAGATCTTAACCTATTAAAAAGAGCCACTTTTGTACCACTAGCTATACACAAATCTGCATTTTTTAAACTCTGTTTTTTCTTAGATGGTTTTGATATCACTTTAATTCGTTTGCTATGAAACACTCCAATGTCATGTCCCGAACCATAAAACATTTTCACTGATAACATAAAATGTTTACGTTTATCAGAGTCTGAAATATATAACGTTTTTGCAGCACAATACTGTTTTCCATTGTTGAGGTCCAATTGTTGCATATCCTGATCTGAATTAcctaaaaatgaatattttaaaaccatcaaattaattatgtttttgtgtaattatgtaaatatattatttggatATTTGCAGCACAAAAActtacattatatttttatatatattcatatattatttactaATATGTTTAAATGCACAACTAAACTATAATATGAGTCTACTATGTAAGAGATTGAtaacaaaactaattttaaaattcatcatAGAATCAATTACCTATTCCTATGAATGCACATAGTTGTGAGGCTTGTTCAGATTCTCCTTCCCGAAGCATTTGTTCTTGCCTCAATCTCCAGCCTtctccaaataaataaatacaaggCGGtggacaaaaaaatcttttttcattACCATATGACTTTTGTGCAACTTTAGCATGTAATATAACAATCACCATATCAGATCTTTCCCTAAGATACCTTTCCATTGCTTCCCTAGTAAGTCTTCTATCTTCCCCGCGATATCCTCCAGGTACAACTGCTCCAGAAAACCTGGAGTACATAGCTCCATGCTGAGGGGGAGGTGTAGGAGGCGATTGTGCATGGTTTATTCCTGGCAGACCGTATTGATGAGGCATTTTCACTAAACACTATATTGGATGAAAACACCATCAGTTAACCTCACAAACTCTATACTTCATCATGACTTTTCTGTTAAAAGTTTACCATGGAgatgtaaacaaataataaacacaCAACCCGTGACTATACAACTTCTTACACTTCCGCGACTACCGCTGTAATGTAATATGTGAGATCGTGAGAACAAAATGCTACTGTTCAATTGTGAGATTCTCTCCCCTCTATAATAGTAATTAGTAATTCACCTCATTACATTTGAAAAACACCTGTTCACAGCCTAAAATTTTCCGACAGTCTGACCAACCTTTCGGGGtttgaaaaaccaatttttatatattctaattttatccTTAAATTAGTCTATATGTTTTGGAGCTAAATATCctatattttccaaaacatCCATGCTCAATCCATATAAGTTGTCGAGCTGAATTTCAGTTAATTCACATTAACAAGTTTTTTTGTCTTTCTTATTATTACATGCAATCAGTAATAAACGAGTTGGTTGTTTGTTATGTAGTGTATGTTTGGGACTCATGCCCAGCGATATCACTCGTCACtgttttctttgataatttggTATGTGTAGTTAGGAAATAATATAACTTAATACGTATATAtgaatatacatttaaaaacgACACGGCAAGTCCAatggttttgttatttttaatctttGTATTTGTTCCCTGTTAGCTCGTTCGGGTAGTTATTAAGTCTGTTTAAGTAGCGTTCACTGTAAGcacttattttttctttgacagAATTTACTTGAAGATATTTCCTGATTTCATTGTTGGGTATAAGCCACGGTGCGTCGGCGATTGTGCGTAATACTTTAGACTGAAACCTTTCTATAATCTCGAGCTGAGATTTGGCTGCTGTATCCCAAAACTGGATTCCGTAGATCCAAATTGGCTTGAAGGCGACTTTGTAAACTAGGAGTTTATTTTGTAAGAATTTGGATTTACGTCATAgtaaccaaatttttttctgaatttaattCCCAACTGTTTCTTTTTGGTAAGGATTTGTGTTTTCCAGGTGAGCCCTTTGTCTAGATAGATACCCAGATACTTTGAGCTGTCTGTTTTTGTTAGAGTTGCTGTAAGTGTAACTCCTCTACATTTTGTGAAGGTGGTTTGGAGTGATTTTGCTCAATTAATTTTGATTCCCCAGATTCTTGTTCagtcgtttatttttttaagatgtTGTATATATGCTACATTGGGGTTAATTATACGTTAATTGTATTCTacacatataaaaattattactttgctttttataaacattaatgtcttatttcaattattattgatagGGAATTATTTATTGTTCATTAGCGTAGAAACCCTAGTATTACTGTTATGACGACTAGAATAGTTAATTTAACAGAACAGAAAGTATTCCGAAATTAGAATCACTTTATTTACATATTGCtaattcttaaaaattatatctagaaattaacaaaatatattgttacaaaatatttcgCAGAGATTTTTACAATACTCAAGTAAAAGGTTACCGATGCTTTAACCGGAATATCTTGATACAAAGTAGTTTTAGTCGTCAAATCAGTATCCATGGAACTTGCATGATAAATCAACCACATCAGTTGCATAACTGATTCAAAATTGAAGCAATGGATAGGCAATACCACATACAGTTTTTTGAAGcaatgattaatttaaatattgattttgtatataataaataatttaaagtttttcaaaatataaattaattttctacttttctctTCCTACATGATTCTATAATTTTGTAGTTTATCTTCATCCCCTCCTTAAATTTGTtctataactatttttaattatgtagaATCATAGATGAACCACGAATGAACCATATGAACTTCATATCCTAGGTAGTATGGGGAAGCGTTTGGTTGAATCAGTGATGTTTAGTACGCTGTTATAGGTTAATGTAAGGGCGTGAGAAAGAGCGGGTCGTTAcacatttatttgatttgaaaaaaaggcaatttaaaaagaatttatatccGCTTTCTTCAAATGATATGAAATGTGAATCTCACGAAAATTTATGAACcgttattaatataaaatgtcaaaatatttcaatatttgactttcttttttaatttcaagagTGCTTGTATGTATTATGGGTGTTCACGGACTCTGGAAATTAATTGAGTCGTCTGGAAAACCAGTACCATTAGAGACACTTGAAAACAAAGTTTTAGCAGTAGGTAcataaaatgtttaatattgtttataataatactcATTTGTTGTTTCCTTTAGATGTTTCGATTTGGCTGCATCAAGCAATTAAAGGCTTTCAGGACAACAAAGGAGCACCTATTGCAAATGCTCATTTGCTGGGAATATATCACAGGGTTTGCAAATtactatattttaaaattaaaccaATCTTTGTTTTTGATGGAGGAGTACCTACCCTTAAAAGACAAACTATTGTAAgtttattattcatttgaatataaatagcATTTGTCAATTGCTGGaaactaataattatattaatgtCAAATTGATAAAAGCGTTATATCCTCCTGGAGAACCACTATAAGGTGAAAAgtgaaaatagatatttttaaggttatgacaaaatattttttgtgtatcaTTCAAAGTATGAAGAGTAGAAGTATAATTTTAAGGTTTGTATTTACAGTGGACACATTGCTTAAATGATGATATGAATTTCCCACCGTAgctcattatttatataaagaaaacaatatcaaaatcaagttgttataagtatataaattattttttgctttacatttatatatttgatttattttcagcATAAATGATGGATAAGTAGATGAGAAAACTGATTCAAATGAACCAGTTTCTAGGTGGATATTActtcaacaatttgttttttgttgaatttgagATTAGCTCAGTGAACCAAAATCTCGTAATCAAGTAAACTTCTCTGAAAAAGCAAATTTGGACCAATTtgagtataatgaaaaatctgaTTGAtactttgtgaaaaattgaaattgagaaGTTAAAACTAAAGTAAAGGGTGGAGGTGCATTTCATTTGCAGTAGTAGATAATATAGTTTTATAGAAGGCAATATTagtcaatataattatttgtatataacaCAGCAACATAGATAAACTACTAAgagaaatcatttttcattttttaaatgcaGACTGCAACAATCCACCTGTATTTTCAGTTTCTTGAAAATTAGTTTGTTCACCTGTAAAGATAATATCCATTTTTATAGAATACTTTCAAATTTGTCTTTTTATATCAATGAATTTATTGTTTCTACTATTATCCATTAATAAAGACTTATTCTTTTCAACTCTTAATACTTTGTTacatatacaatatttttcattgctTTTAAGGCCAAACGGAACCAGTATAGATCGAAAAATTCCTCTGAAGCAGACAGGCTACAAAGGCAACTTATTAGTACCCTTTTGAAACATACAGCAATAAGTAAAGTACTATCAGAAAAAACAAAAGCAAGCTTGCCACTTCTAAAAAAATCTAGTACAAAGTATGACACTCTCTATGATCCACCTTCAGCAGATTTTGATTCTCTAGAGTCTTCAGATGAAGAAGTCACTGGCAGCTCGAGTACTACAGATTCAAGTCCAACAAAGCAATGGGATTTGCATTCAATTGATACCACTAGtcattattttaaatcattacCTTTAGAAGTGAAGCATGAAATATTGACAGATTTGAAAGATACAAGGAAACAGAATTCATGGGGCAAACTTCACCAACTCCCCAAGCAAAGTaatgatttttctaattatcaGATGAAGAGACTTCTAAAAAGGCAAGAAGTTCAAACAGCATTAGATAATGTTTTGAAAGAAATGGGTGGAATGTCATTATCCTTAGCTGAATTAGAATCTCTTCTCAATGATCAAGGTATAAAAACCAACAATGATTCTAATTTCGGAAAGCGAATAGCTTCTGATAATAATactagatatttatatataaaagatattcagaaagaaattaaagaatcaGAAAAGGCAGAAGAGACCAAGAAAACCAGTGTGTCTAATACAAGTGAGCAGGAAGGTGAGTTGGAAATAATAGCTTTATCCCAATATCATATTCTAATGAAATCTGAGAATGTCtagtaaaaactttttttgaaaaagacattttttcatgaaatagaATTTATCTTTTAATTACAAAGTAGTGTTTGTCAATATGTAGAAATTTGGAAAGTTCTTaagtaagattttttttgtatcatcagtcttattcaatttttgtgaGTATAACTATCAATACCATTTAATATAGATAGTGTAATCATGCAACTGGTGCTTTGATCACTGCCTAGcgaaataaattatctaaaaaactTTATGTGATAAAccattataattgaattcaattttttctagttCATTTAGTTAAAACTAGTAGTCCCCAAACAATCTACAATCTAGTTTTAAACTGtgcatttataaaataatcgactaatgtcaaaatttttagatgtttttaaatttagacTCTCATtctatctattttattttcagaattaaaAGAAGCTATTCAACTGTCTCTCCAAGAAACTCCATCTACTTCTAATTTTGAAGCAGCCGATTTAACAATAGAAACCAAAGCTGActtggaagaagaagaagagctaCAAAGAGCTATTCAGTTGTCTCTAGGAAAAAACCCGCATTTAAAAGAACTGAAGCCTTCATTTTTAGAAAGTTTCAATGATGGAGATTTCCAGTCTAGTTCAGAGGAAGATTTTGAAGATCTCacacaaacatttaataaaCCCACTGTAAAAGAAATGTCTTCTGCTCAAAATTATATGATGGAATATAGTGGATTAACTCCTGctgaaattgagaaaataattggtgacaataaaaatgtatatttaagtacaaataaaagttttaaaaatgccAAGTTAACTGAATTGAATGCTGATTTGGTTAGAGAATCCGAGCAATCAAAAGGTaaagagcaaaaaaatttaaaaggagAGGATATAATCAAACAAACACAATctgaagataaaaataataaaaattcaagtaTGACAAATAGTGAACAGACTTCCAAACAAGATGAAACTGATGTAGATGACATTGAACTAATGTCAAACAGTGATTCAGATGATGATGATTTCTGTACTGTTGATACTACTGAAAAAGATATATCTAAAGAAAAAGGTGTGAAAGATACCAaggataatttattattaaaagaaaaccAACCTATAATTTGTGAAGTTATTATTGATCCTAATAAAATTGAAGCTGATGATCTCTTTGGAGACATTTTTGAAGCAAATACTGTAAAAGATCTCCAGGGAGATTTTCtagcaaaagaaaatattcaaaataatgttaaaacattagaaaatttcattgaacCCAACCATAAAGATGATCATTCTAAAGATAGTTCTAATGCTCCTTTGGTCGATGAGAAAAAATTAGTTGACTCAATGGAACAAGATTCTATtgacaaagaaaaaagtaatatttgtacagattttattaataacaaaactaaaataggtgaagtaaataatgaagaatcagttgaagaaaatgatcaagttgatgaaaataaagaaaaaatgaatttgagcgacaatataaaattaactatGCCTGCAGTACCCAAGTTAACAATACAGGAGATGCAAGAATTGAAAGATAATCTTATGCAcgataaaatagatattttaagagaaaaatcaaaaaaggaGAGATTAGCAAATAATATTACAGATCAAATGTACCAGGAAGCTCAGGTAATTTActttatatattgataatttactGTTATACttgaaactacaaaaaattagTCCATATCACACTCTGAATATAATTGCTTCATAAGTAATGTATaacattatataattttgtggAAAAAGAAATATGTCATGTTGGAAAATCAACTTTTGTAgatgtgaataaaaataaaactgtagTTCCGCCAATCCTGAAGGTTTCATCTCCAAAAGTTTAATTGTTATACTAAAGCTAAATTTAGTGTAAGCTAATGCTCATAACCTTCtcaatttaaatcaattttatagcTATAGAAGTTTTATCAATACAATTTGAACGTTATAATTTGATGCCTAAGGTTTTGTGTAAGATCCTTAATTATTTTCTccccaaataatttttaaatgacattattttgaagatattttacaAAGTGTCCAGCAATAGTTCATGTAGAGACGCTTAAGTATTTAGTTTACTGCATATACTAGAATACTatattccattttataattACTTTTGTTTTGAAACTTCTTGTCTCCGTGTgaacaataatttctttttaattttttaaatcaaaataaaaaactttcgGAAAATATTTGCTATTCTTTGAAATGTTAACTTTTAAATTCTGTTGATGctgaccaatttttttttctgttttcaggAATTGCTAGAATTATTTGGTGTGCCCTATATTGTAGCACCAATGGAAGCCGAAGCACAATGTGCATTTCTAGATGAGATAGAATTGACAAATGGAACCATTACTGATGACAGTGATATCTGGTTATTCGGTGGTAAaacagtatataaaaatttttttaatcaaagtaAATATGTCATGGAGTTTAAATCTGAAAACATTGAGCACCATTTCAAACTAAATCGACAACAAATGATTTTACTGGCCTTATTAGTGGGAAGTGATTATACAATAGGGCTTCAAGGAGTAGGGCCTGTCACTGCACTAGAAATACTTTCAATCTTTCCTCCAAATCAGACTCAAGAATACACTCTTTCTAATCAACAACTGTTATCTGGATTAAAAGAATTCAAATCTTGGTATTTGAAGGGCAAAACAGGAGGATCTGGTAGGtcaagtttaaaaaataaattaaaaaatgtgacTTTCGTAGATAATTTTCCAAGTTGCCAAGTAGTTGAGGCTTATTTAGATCCAAAAATAGAAACTAGTAGGACACCATTTTCTTGGAGTAAACCTGATATAACTGGTCTTACAGTCTTTGCCAAAGAAAAATTTGGTTGGACaatgaaaaaaacagaagaTATACTGAATccagtaattaaaaaaatagaagaaaacagatctcaaaaatgtattaaagattatttcaaaacaaaatttaaagtTAATGCCAAGAGTATAGATGGTATAGTTAGCAAAAGAGTGAAGAGCGCTATTAGTAGAATCGGAAAAAGTCAAGATGAATTGATAGCTGACGAAATGATTGAGTTAGAGAAAGCAAAAGATAAagttaatggaaaaaaatcttctaaattaACTCAGAATCCAAAAAAGATAAGGAAAAAAATAGACAAAGGAGAGAATGAAACGAATTCAAGTGAAAGTATAAAAGAACAAAGTaatatttctagaaataatGTAGATACTAAAAATCAAGTTCTCACTAGTCAAAAAtgtaaaacaaatacaaaagaaaagaaagataacaataaaaaacaaagtgaTGAACCTGTGAATAGGGATATAtctaaaacaaaatcaaataaaacaaaaggtACACTACCCAAATCAAAATCTCTACATTTAGAACAGGTTAGTGAGTTGAaagattatgaaaatattgcaaTTGAATTGAAGacgagaagaaaaagaaaaaatgaattgctgaaattgaaaaCAGAAGATCcctcaaagaaaaaacaaaaagttctTCCATTACTAACTCCAATTTTGGAAGAAATACCAAAAGATTTGGAAGGCGATACAGATATCCAAATGTTGATTGCCACAACTTCTCACTCTAATCAAAGGGTACAGGAAATTACCACGGAAGCCTTCAAAGCTCTTGAAACAACACCAACCAAAAAAGTAGGCCCCAATACAAGCCTTCATAAACCAGATTTAATACATCAAAGATTGCGAGATAAGTCTAATTTACtgagaaacaaaatgaaagCAATCGAAGtatttagaaaatcaaaaaaaggtCCTGGATATGTTtcaaaaaggaagaaaaaactAGTTTTGCCCAAGGAAGATGCAGAATTATCTGAAAACagtgattaaattattttacttttcaagttatttagatgtttagttttatttatatacaaaattgaatcaattttataatattgcAAATTTTGAGCTGATATAAATATATCTTACAAAAAATAGTAGGAGTGTGATAATAAGAAGCATTGTCTACTCTTCAATCTGAGTGTTTTAGCACTACATACAGAAGCTTTGGGGAAAAGGGTAGGTTCCTTACATTCTTAGTAAGGACGAATTAGTTTTACAAATCCCCTTTTATTGGGGTTATTTGGAGATAATTATATTCTCACGAAAGCGACCAAAAGCTTTTTTTCAGGATAATCTGCagccaaattttttaaatatgaatgaatCAATCTGATAAATTACCAAATATTGTTTGTTACATAGTTTCTTgaaccaatatatttttttacctaTGAAATCAttcagaattttatttataccacAGTATTTATCATCAACAAACACtcctttttaaaatatttgattgacacattaaaaaaatgtggtaaaataacaacagatacaaaaatatgaatttaattcaCCAAAtagttgaaatgtttttaaaaatatcaatatggTATTGTGAAATCAAGAGGCGAAACCGAATGCACGTGATTTCTAGACTTACCTGAAGTTGAAGCCAAATGGGACCCGAATGAAACATACAGTTTATTCTGCAAAATTAACAGAACTTAGATCCCTCCGTCAAAGAATTAACACAGTCTTGTTGCAATTAATCATTTTGAGAGAATATATCAATGGTTTTCTATGCATGGACATTCGTTTTT
This portion of the Diorhabda sublineata isolate icDioSubl1.1 chromosome X, icDioSubl1.1, whole genome shotgun sequence genome encodes:
- the LOC130451162 gene encoding suppressor of hairless protein, producing the protein MPHQYGLPGINHAQSPPTPPPQHGAMYSRFSGAVVPGGYRGEDRRLTREAMERYLRERSDMVIVILHAKVAQKSYGNEKRFFCPPPCIYLFGEGWRLRQEQMLREGESEQASQLCAFIGIGNSDQDMQQLDLNNGKQYCAAKTLYISDSDKRKHFMLSVKMFYGSGHDIGVFHSKRIKVISKPSKKKQSLKNADLCIASGTKVALFNRLRSQTVSTRYLHVENGHFHASSTQWGAFTIHLLDDNESESEEFQVRDGYIHYGSTVKLVCSVTGMALPRLIIRKVDKQQALLEADDPVSQLHKCAFYMKDTERMYLCLSQERIIQFQATPCPKEPNKEMINDGACWTIISTDKAEYQFYEGMGPVRSPVTPVPIVHSLHLNGGGDVAMLELTGDNFSPSLQVWFGDVEAETMYRCQESMLCVVPDISQFRGEWLWVRQPTQVPVSLVRNDGIIYATGLTFTYTPEPGPRPHCAPADEIMRQQRGPGAQTQSQPAITESAWNSHGMH
- the LOC130451164 gene encoding DNA excision repair protein ERCC-5 isoform X1, giving the protein MGVHGLWKLIESSGKPVPLETLENKVLAVDVSIWLHQAIKGFQDNKGAPIANAHLLGIYHRVCKLLYFKIKPIFVFDGGVPTLKRQTIAKRNQYRSKNSSEADRLQRQLISTLLKHTAISKVLSEKTKASLPLLKKSSTKYDTLYDPPSADFDSLESSDEEVTGSSSTTDSSPTKQWDLHSIDTTSHYFKSLPLEVKHEILTDLKDTRKQNSWGKLHQLPKQSNDFSNYQMKRLLKRQEVQTALDNVLKEMGGMSLSLAELESLLNDQGIKTNNDSNFGKRIASDNNTRYLYIKDIQKEIKESEKAEETKKTSVSNTSEQEELKEAIQLSLQETPSTSNFEAADLTIETKADLEEEEELQRAIQLSLGKNPHLKELKPSFLESFNDGDFQSSSEEDFEDLTQTFNKPTVKEMSSAQNYMMEYSGLTPAEIEKIIGDNKNVYLSTNKSFKNAKLTELNADLVRESEQSKGKEQKNLKGEDIIKQTQSEDKNNKNSSMTNSEQTSKQDETDVDDIELMSNSDSDDDDFCTVDTTEKDISKEKGVKDTKDNLLLKENQPIICEVIIDPNKIEADDLFGDIFEANTVKDLQGDFLAKENIQNNVKTLENFIEPNHKDDHSKDSSNAPLVDEKKLVDSMEQDSIDKEKSNICTDFINNKTKIGEVNNEESVEENDQVDENKEKMNLSDNIKLTMPAVPKLTIQEMQELKDNLMHDKIDILREKSKKERLANNITDQMYQEAQELLELFGVPYIVAPMEAEAQCAFLDEIELTNGTITDDSDIWLFGGKTVYKNFFNQSKYVMEFKSENIEHHFKLNRQQMILLALLVGSDYTIGLQGVGPVTALEILSIFPPNQTQEYTLSNQQLLSGLKEFKSWYLKGKTGGSGRSSLKNKLKNVTFVDNFPSCQVVEAYLDPKIETSRTPFSWSKPDITGLTVFAKEKFGWTMKKTEDILNPVIKKIEENRSQKCIKDYFKTKFKVNAKSIDGIVSKRVKSAISRIGKSQDELIADEMIELEKAKDKVNGKKSSKLTQNPKKIRKKIDKGENETNSSESIKEQSNISRNNVDTKNQVLTSQKCKTNTKEKKDNNKKQSDEPVNRDISKTKSNKTKGTLPKSKSLHLEQVSELKDYENIAIELKTRRKRKNELLKLKTEDPSKKKQKVLPLLTPILEEIPKDLEGDTDIQMLIATTSHSNQRVQEITTEAFKALETTPTKKVGPNTSLHKPDLIHQRLRDKSNLLRNKMKAIEVFRKSKKGPGYVSKRKKKLVLPKEDAELSENSD
- the LOC130451164 gene encoding DNA excision repair protein ERCC-5 isoform X2; translation: MKRLLKRQEVQTALDNVLKEMGGMSLSLAELESLLNDQGIKTNNDSNFGKRIASDNNTRYLYIKDIQKEIKESEKAEETKKTSVSNTSEQEELKEAIQLSLQETPSTSNFEAADLTIETKADLEEEEELQRAIQLSLGKNPHLKELKPSFLESFNDGDFQSSSEEDFEDLTQTFNKPTVKEMSSAQNYMMEYSGLTPAEIEKIIGDNKNVYLSTNKSFKNAKLTELNADLVRESEQSKGKEQKNLKGEDIIKQTQSEDKNNKNSSMTNSEQTSKQDETDVDDIELMSNSDSDDDDFCTVDTTEKDISKEKGVKDTKDNLLLKENQPIICEVIIDPNKIEADDLFGDIFEANTVKDLQGDFLAKENIQNNVKTLENFIEPNHKDDHSKDSSNAPLVDEKKLVDSMEQDSIDKEKSNICTDFINNKTKIGEVNNEESVEENDQVDENKEKMNLSDNIKLTMPAVPKLTIQEMQELKDNLMHDKIDILREKSKKERLANNITDQMYQEAQELLELFGVPYIVAPMEAEAQCAFLDEIELTNGTITDDSDIWLFGGKTVYKNFFNQSKYVMEFKSENIEHHFKLNRQQMILLALLVGSDYTIGLQGVGPVTALEILSIFPPNQTQEYTLSNQQLLSGLKEFKSWYLKGKTGGSGRSSLKNKLKNVTFVDNFPSCQVVEAYLDPKIETSRTPFSWSKPDITGLTVFAKEKFGWTMKKTEDILNPVIKKIEENRSQKCIKDYFKTKFKVNAKSIDGIVSKRVKSAISRIGKSQDELIADEMIELEKAKDKVNGKKSSKLTQNPKKIRKKIDKGENETNSSESIKEQSNISRNNVDTKNQVLTSQKCKTNTKEKKDNNKKQSDEPVNRDISKTKSNKTKGTLPKSKSLHLEQVSELKDYENIAIELKTRRKRKNELLKLKTEDPSKKKQKVLPLLTPILEEIPKDLEGDTDIQMLIATTSHSNQRVQEITTEAFKALETTPTKKVGPNTSLHKPDLIHQRLRDKSNLLRNKMKAIEVFRKSKKGPGYVSKRKKKLVLPKEDAELSENSD